The Campylobacter sp. CN_NE2 genome contains a region encoding:
- the proB gene encoding glutamate 5-kinase has protein sequence MKRVVIKVGSHVLSDENKISQARIANLCEFLAQLMSKFEVILVSSGAINAGRIKSNIEKTSVVNRQMLAAIGQPYLMEIYEKSMAKFGILTAQILLTASDFDSRKSTNYAKGLIDGLLQNKILPIINENDATGIAEIVFGDNDRLSAGVANYFGADLLVILSDIDGYYDKNPSVCKDAKIRSEVNFLSPDELAVPQNAGSKMGTGGIVTKLKAANFLLENGKEMFLSSGFDLSVAKEFLLNGKQTGGTIFRKKAK, from the coding sequence ATGAAAAGAGTTGTCATAAAAGTGGGCTCTCATGTCCTAAGCGATGAAAACAAAATCAGTCAGGCAAGAATCGCAAATTTGTGCGAATTTTTGGCACAATTAATGAGTAAATTTGAAGTTATTTTGGTAAGTTCTGGCGCGATAAATGCAGGAAGAATAAAATCCAATATCGAAAAAACTTCTGTGGTAAATCGCCAAATGCTTGCAGCCATCGGACAGCCATATTTGATGGAAATTTACGAAAAATCAATGGCTAAATTTGGCATTTTGACGGCTCAAATTTTACTAACTGCAAGTGATTTTGACTCACGCAAAAGCACAAACTACGCCAAAGGGCTAATCGACGGACTTTTGCAAAATAAAATTTTACCTATTATAAATGAAAATGACGCCACAGGCATAGCAGAAATCGTCTTTGGCGATAACGACAGGCTAAGTGCGGGTGTGGCAAACTATTTTGGTGCTGATTTGCTCGTGATTTTAAGCGATATTGACGGATATTATGATAAAAATCCAAGCGTTTGTAAGGACGCAAAAATTAGAAGTGAAGTAAATTTTTTAAGCCCAGATGAACTTGCCGTGCCGCAAAATGCAGGTTCGAAAATGGGAACGGGCGGCATCGTAACTAAGCTAAAAGCTGCAAATTTCTTGCTTGAAAACGGCAAAGAGATGTTTTTATCTAGTGGATTTGATTTGAGCGTGGCAAAGGAATTTTTGCTTAATGGCAAACAAACGGGCGGCACGATTTTTCGCAAAAAGGCAAAATAA
- the obgE gene encoding GTPase ObgE — MFVDNVKFSVTSGKGGAGCVSFRREKFVILGGPDGGDGGRGGDVYVKADKNTHTLSFYKGKTKFKAENGAPGEGRKKTGKSGEALYLIVPPGTAVYDDETKELIFDLLNDGETKLLLKGGKGGLGNTHFKNSVNQRPDYAQPGIAGEEKNIRLELKLIADVGLVGFPNVGKSTLISTVSNAKPEIANYEFTTITPKLGIVNVDEFSSFVMADIPGIIDGASEGKGLGIQFLRHIERTKILLFMLDTINYRSLGEQFSTLKAELAKFSPVLAERNFAIALTKCEACENLEQIQSEFLNEFGFEKMQNLDEFDKSKPYFVMPISSVTNFGIKELKFALFELLKENLKGEK, encoded by the coding sequence ATGTTTGTCGATAATGTAAAATTTAGTGTAACTTCGGGAAAAGGCGGCGCGGGTTGCGTTAGTTTCAGACGGGAAAAATTTGTCATTTTAGGAGGTCCAGATGGCGGAGACGGCGGAAGAGGCGGCGATGTTTATGTAAAAGCCGATAAAAATACGCACACGCTTTCATTTTACAAAGGAAAAACCAAATTTAAGGCTGAAAACGGCGCACCCGGAGAGGGTCGCAAAAAAACGGGTAAAAGCGGCGAAGCATTGTATCTTATCGTGCCACCCGGAACTGCCGTGTATGATGATGAAACAAAAGAGCTTATTTTTGATTTGCTAAATGACGGCGAAACAAAACTTTTGCTAAAAGGCGGAAAAGGCGGTCTTGGCAACACGCACTTTAAAAATTCGGTAAATCAACGCCCAGATTACGCGCAACCGGGTATCGCAGGTGAAGAAAAAAATATTCGCTTGGAGCTAAAACTCATCGCCGATGTAGGTCTTGTGGGATTTCCAAATGTCGGAAAATCTACGCTCATCTCAACCGTATCAAATGCAAAACCCGAAATCGCAAACTATGAATTTACCACAATTACGCCAAAGCTTGGCATTGTAAATGTCGATGAGTTTTCAAGTTTTGTTATGGCGGACATCCCGGGCATAATTGACGGTGCAAGTGAAGGCAAGGGACTTGGAATCCAGTTTTTAAGGCATATTGAGAGAACAAAAATCTTGCTTTTTATGCTTGATACGATAAATTACCGAAGTCTAGGCGAACAATTTAGCACACTAAAAGCCGAACTTGCCAAATTTTCGCCTGTTTTAGCCGAGCGAAATTTCGCTATTGCGCTTACAAAATGCGAAGCGTGTGAGAATTTAGAGCAGATTCAAAGCGAATTTTTAAATGAATTTGGCTTTGAAAAAATGCAAAATTTAGACGAATTTGACAAAAGCAAACCATATTTTGTTATGCCGATTTCAAGTGTAACAAATTTTGGTATAAAAGAGCTAAAATTTGCTCTTTTCGAGCTTTTAAAAGAGAATTTAAAAGGCGAAAAATGA